cataattattctcattattgtcgtataataatttttctctatcgatattatcaatgatattatttctcaCTCGTTCGTATTCGTGGAATGTGCGCGCATATAGAATTGTGTTAGCGAGATACGTGAGCGTTTGAACGAACAAATAGtaagaaacaaatagaaaaaagaaaaaaaaatgaataaaaaataaacaaaacaaacaaaacaaaaaaaaaacacgaagaaaacagaaaagtatatgtaaaaaaaaaaaaaaaaaagaaaaagaaaaacaagaaaaaaaaatgaagaaaaaagaaaagaaaaagaaaaaaaaaagaagtttgcCGGCCGATTGGCACACGATTCTACTTAAAGTTCGATCTGTAAAATGTTGTGATATACTGTAGCCAAATCAGTccacgtataaaaataaagggagaaaggCGCAAATGCACCTTAAGATCAATCCATTctgatttatttgatttatccgaatatatgtaatatgatgTTTCGATTCGACTCTGCTATGATCTAAAAAATTTGATACCATCGTTAAATCCTAACACGTAAAAATCTTGAAATGTTTTTGTTCGCTAGTTGTTTTCTATTAACGAGAACGTAATATTGGAGGGTTGCTcgtgaataaagaaatatcatcaGTTTgtatcttataaaattatcagcaaatatgaaaaagaaatggtgCAATTGATCTTGTATGAGGATCAACGTCATAATGAATTACATGGAAAACGGATCAGATACTCGCCATTAGTGAATTTATTGCTTTTACGAATAACGGAAGATATCATGCCATTGGATTACGAACATCAACATAAGGTAAACATTccatttattcaattttcttacattttattttcaattttgtatGATCAGATGActgataaatctttatttccataaaaagaaagaaacttaatgaaagatttctttcataatttataCACCATAGGTATATAGATTATGATACATATAATCTATATCgcattattcataatttatgatatctacttttgaaataatttgataaaattttattttgatattattcaattctctaaatgtgaaatatttatatggaaattattacattaataaacgataaattcgtttcttaagcaaaataaataaaataaacgagaaattttttatttggaaataaaaaaagatttacgtAGAACGACTACATTGCGTAAACTATTGTTCacttatttatcgttaaaataagattaataaatatatcaaactttttcttttttacgctTTAAAACTTTTGTAGTCAACAAGTACGATATTTATGGACTCATTCAAGTGTTATTTCGAACTATTTATAAGAAAGTTTAGAACGTAAACCCACATTACATTATCGCTTTCTAGTTATGATTGACCTCATCAAATAGTATGTTTGAAAACATTATCGGCATCAGTGAACCTCGAAACATTGTACTATTGAAAATAGTAATCATTGATAAATAGGAAACGGAAATGTGCGGAAActatgacaaaagaaaaaaaaaaaattattattaatcaattggtgtgttaattatatttcttttagatCGAACAATATAAGAACAGGTACgtagtaaatttatttatttttctttttatatttattgaatctTATTATAGtatgtaaaagaaacaaaaaaaaaaaaaaaaaaagaaatcacgaTTATCTATTCCGTAATATTATGTTTCtcaatcattatatttacattgatcattatatttacattatttacttAACGTTTAatgaataacaaataaattttcactaatgaatgaataaattacgaatatttttttctctgtttctaaCTAGATTTCACTGTTTATACAGGTGATATTTAAAGATGAATATATCAATTCGTcctatagaatatatatcaaaagttTTCAGATTACGTGCAAACACAgggaatataatttatagcgacgttatattttaaatcggAGGTGgttcgatattaaataataagaaactcTCGAGtggtattatcgtttctagaaatttttatgatagtgtattaaaaagtattattgataagagagagagagagagagagagagagagagagagagagagagagagagaaagagagagagaaagagagagagagagtaaataagaCGACCTTTGGATGTGCGAGAACGATTAGAAGTTTAAATCTAGAGTTTCTTTTACacgtacgtatctacgtatgtctgtatatatatatatactctgaGCAACCAACGAGAGTACACATTAGAATGGCGTTACTCGTGAGTGTATTGGCATTGTTATTCACTGTGACAACGGCTTACAAAACTCCTCATTATGTTAACGGGCACGATACTATGGTCCATCTCTTCGAATGGAAATGGAAAGACATTGCGGATGAGTGCGAAAGATTTTTGGGACCGATGGGCTACGGTGGCGTACaggtatgaaaatatttcacacgttacgttaaaataataaacgcaggaattcattttgattctttttatttaatacgaaGTAACGAATGTCAGATAATCAATTTATTCAGTTTTACGTTCTAATTTATGTAAgcaattttatgtatatatatatatttttttttctttagaaaaaaaagatctcgcGTAAAGACAGAAATAACTGCTAGGAATGGGACTcgttagatcgatcgattttcgttcgtgtcactttttttcttcttcttcttcttttttttttttgtttctttcttttttttcaatacgaattatatacgaattatatgtaaatacgaaGATAATGTATCTAGGGAGatgattaatgaaataaaaatgtagcATAATGGAAAGCacaaaatgtaataatgattGATTCTCTTTGTCCAAACCAATTGTAAGCTTAGAGAGACTCTTTTAAAGATCACGTGAAATAGCTGAATAGATTTTGAATTTTGTGTTGTGTTATGttgttttgtgtgtgtgtgtgtgtatgtgtgtgtgtgtgaatacGTAACGTGTGACgcaatagaaatataaacatGAAAGTCTACATATGTGTAAGTatgattaatgaaagaaaaagaatgctTAGCTATATAGTAAAGGACgagaacgaattaaaaaaaaaaaaaaaaaagaaaaaaaaagacaaagaaaaaggaaaaaaacagaaaagaaaaaatatttaatatccaaTGCGTTCCACTAAAGGCTGTCGTTTGTTCTACGGCTGATTCACGACTAGATGAAAGGAATTCCGCAGAAACGTTATATAAACGAAACAACGAAACAATGAAGCCGATTACTATTCGTAGAATCGAGAGCTTCGTGTTCCATTTTCCATTTACATTCTTACACTCCGGATTCTTCTTGGAATTGtcatttagaatattttctttttatatcatttcaaaaTAGCAACTCTAAATATCAATGCGTTTCCATAAAGTTATAATAGACGAGACACATGGATCAATCGAAACATTCTCAAGGTCaagtagttttctttttttatcttttttttttttaaatacattacaCCTATTCAAATATcttcaaaaaatttctaatacgtATTTTTGATCGTCCATCGATAAAacatcattaatttaataatattaaattagtaAATGTCTTACGATACGATtacttatcattatatattatatattatatattatatattattatatatttattattattatatattacgattacttattattatatattatacaatataataatttcgaaggTTTCACCGATTCAAGAGAACGTAATTATACCTTCTCGGCCATGGTGGGAAAGATATCAACCAATATCGTACTTATGGAGAACGAGATCTGGAAACGAGCAAGAGTTCAAGGACATGGTACGAAGATGTAACAATGCTAATGTAAGGATATACGTCGATGTTGTATTCAATCACATGAGTGGAACACACAAGGATGCAAAAGGAACTGGGGGTTCAACAGCAGACACTTACAAATACGATTATCCTGCCGTACCATATTCGattaaagattttcattctaaGTGTGATATAACGGATTATAGAAATGCAAGTAATGTACGCAATTGCGAATTGTTGGGTCTTCACGACCTTGATCAAAGCAAAGAGTACGTGAGGGGAAAGATCGTTGATTTTTTGAACGCAGCTATCGACGCTGGAGTAGCCGGTTTTAGGTtagtatatatagatttaattaatcaatattcaaattcgttttaaaaatgtatatatgaaaaaattgtacgaaattttattaaatatattttttaatttttaaagatactTTTATGAAGCTCAAAAAAGTCTACTTTggttaaatgtttttttttatttttttttatttttttttttttttttaaatcactaTGAGcttaaaagaatttcttttatatcgttaaagtaaatttttttaaaatattaagaagaaaaaaaataaaggaaagaattacgataaaatattgcTTTTCTATGTTGCGCTGTACATCACCACTGTTGTCAATCTCTGGGGACGGAAAACGTTATTTACTGCATGATCATACAATTTTCAGTCGGAAGACATTATTTACTGTCTGACCATGCAATTTCTAATCGGATTTTAAATCTACTATTAATTTACTGCCTGATAAagttgctttcttttttttttttttttttgaattgaaacaaacaaacaaaattgtCTTCTTAATACAaagttatattgaaaaattatcgcatataatattttttctcgatcAATGTATTAAaccgaaaataaattatgtcaaataattaaatcttagcttagaacaaaatagaaaagtaaattatGACGTAAAAGGATTAATATTTGTCAGAAAGTCTccaaatacaaattaaaatgagtaaatatttattcttgtttGTATTTCATAGGATCGATGCAGCAAAACATATGTGGCCAAAGGATTTAGCTGTTATTTATTCGAGAATTAAGGATCTTAACACGGAACATGGATTTGAACCTCATTCAAAGCCATATATTTTCCAAGAGGTTATAGATTATGGTGGCGAGGCAATATCAAAAACGGAATATGAGTTCGCTGCGGTGACGGAATTCCGACATGGTCGCGAAATCGGTAATGCTTTATTTGGCAAAAATGATTTGAAATGGTTTGTTAACTGGGGTGAAGCTTGGGGTCTCATGCCTTCGGCTGATGCTTTGGTATTCATTGACAATCACGATACTCAACGTGCCGATGGTACACTCATTTACAAATTTTCCAAGTTGTACAAGgtaattgaaattgaaataaacgCGAAACGTTAATCCTTTTGTCTTAGCCTATAGATAATACACACGATGCACATATCAATGTgcattaaagataaattttctttaaaacatacaatttatattattatattttctttttgttatcataCGTAATAGACAAACAAAGGATTAACgaattatgttaaatattcaatttaaagtcaatattgtaattattatactgattaatataattttgttaatttagaTGGCCGTAGCCTTTATGTTGTCTCATATTTATGGTACACCACGAGTCATGAgttcttatcattttaataatttcaacgatAATCCACCAGCGGATTTAAATGGAAATATCATTTCTCCGATTATCAATAAAGACGATACTTGCGGAAATGGTTGGGTATGTGAGCATCGTTGGagacagatatataatatGGTGCGTTTCCGAGTTGCAGTTAACGGTACAACGTTAAATCACTGGTGGGACAACGGTAGCAATCAGATCGCATATTGTCGTGGCAATCGTGGATTCATTGCGATCAATGCCAACAGTTGGGACTTGAAAAGAACCTTCGACAGTTGCTTACCTACTGGCAGATATTGCGACGTCATTTCTGGAAATCTTGTGAATGGCAGATGTACAGGTAAAGTGGTTGAAGTTACAGCCGATAAAAAAGCGTACATCGAAATCCTTTCGGGAGAGGAAGATGGAGTTTTGGCCATTCATATTAACGTAAGTAATCAAAGTTAATATATTAAGTCAAATTAATGAGATTAATTTCTCGAGACTCGACCAGAatgatttcctttttcttattttttttttttttttttttttttttttttttttttttttctttttacaggCCAAAGAAAACTGAAAGAAATCATATATTCTAAAACATATACGATGgaattctctttcctttaaattatttaacgatcATATTATATCAACATTAACTAATTAATCTATgcgataaatcgaattaaaataattcatattatttcgCTCGATTCCTGTAACTGGGTCAAAAAGGAAGGCCATTGGTATCTTTCAACAAATATATTGTAACAGAAACAAtgtactgtttttttttctcttttcaccaATTATTTCTACTATACATATTATGACAGttaaacgtaaaataataCACGACAGACTCgcaagaagaaattaaaaagaaaaaaagaaaaagaaaaaaaaaaaagaaagaaagggaaaatgtGTGAGAAGTATAGATCAAAGTCGTAAGTAAACAACGTAAAGAAGATTGAGAAGAtgtttgtttgtatgtgtgtgtgtgtgtgtgtgtgtgtgtgtgtgtgtgtatagaaatgaatgaaaatataggTTTTTATCACAAAACTGGTTAACCGTTCCTCTTTGTTATACTGTTGTACAGCTTCGTTTCTATCGATACAAAACAATTTTGGACAATATGTtcaattaacgattaaatttttttttttttaagaccgatattaaaaattataataggatcaaattaattatttcatttatcgtcataaatatttgtttcttatcttaaataatttaaattcgcACATTGACGAACTACTTTGTAAATACAATATCAATCAtcgaaatgtttcattttatatattgtattacaaaacagaattattaataagctATTTCTTAGAGATCCTTATTcatttcgtttattaattaatttttaaatgataataaggataatcaGGAtcaga
This Vespa velutina chromosome 10, iVesVel2.1, whole genome shotgun sequence DNA region includes the following protein-coding sequences:
- the LOC124952370 gene encoding alpha-amylase 2-like, producing the protein MALLVSVLALLFTVTTAYKTPHYVNGHDTMVHLFEWKWKDIADECERFLGPMGYGGVQVSPIQENVIIPSRPWWERYQPISYLWRTRSGNEQEFKDMVRRCNNANVRIYVDVVFNHMSGTHKDAKGTGGSTADTYKYDYPAVPYSIKDFHSKCDITDYRNASNVRNCELLGLHDLDQSKEYVRGKIVDFLNAAIDAGVAGFRIDAAKHMWPKDLAVIYSRIKDLNTEHGFEPHSKPYIFQEVIDYGGEAISKTEYEFAAVTEFRHGREIGNALFGKNDLKWFVNWGEAWGLMPSADALVFIDNHDTQRADGTLIYKFSKLYKMAVAFMLSHIYGTPRVMSSYHFNNFNDNPPADLNGNIISPIINKDDTCGNGWVCEHRWRQIYNMVRFRVAVNGTTLNHWWDNGSNQIAYCRGNRGFIAINANSWDLKRTFDSCLPTGRYCDVISGNLVNGRCTGKVVEVTADKKAYIEILSGEEDGVLAIHINAKEN